The sequence TTAGTggaggctggtgtataaacagattaTGAATGAGAATATAAAGAAGTAAACACCATAAAATATCTCTTCATGgaagaagttataattgttgacaaatactgtacattaataaacacttaaaatgttcCTCTATCcacttataactacattatagtgtgttataatatatatatatataatatatatatatatatatatgccaaATAGGGCGACTTAAACTAAAGTATTaccaaaaaaatacataaacccCCAATTCTGATCCCCCCCATAGTTTTCATGCAGTCCCTTACAAACTCATGATGATGCAGGTTTCTAAATTGAAATGAGCATTTTTGTCAATCAgatgttaaacctgcagtgcggaacttttacatataaatgaatgtctgttacattcaagcccttgacAAACAAGTTCACCACCAGATTAATTtgtctgtatttcacagtacacagagtttttaaatctcatgttgggCGCGACACTCCGTGCTGGCCATTTGGCTGTTAATCATGCGGTTCCTCtggactttccaaatgttatcggaccaagTAGATCAAATTCTGAGAGTGAAACGAGCCACAACAGGTTACAGTCAGTGTATACTGGCCAGcaggcatactgggacaaatcctgATGGGCCAGTGGGCCGTCAAAATATCCGTTTTTATTTGGGGTGCACATAGAAGCATGCTGCATACCTGTGTCAGGCCGAGTGCCCCCCTTTAACTCTCACTGCCGGAGGGGGGAgacactccagctttaataaAAGCTATTGTGGTGGCCTCCAGGTGGATTCTATTCtttgatataaaactgaaaaagtatGGAGTTATTTGGTGTCAAGAGTCAGTTCAGTGGTTCAGTACCCACACACTTAATATCTTTTCCCCTCTTGATATGTTTGATATCATCTTGGACATTTGCATCTAAATAGACAGCTGTATTAAGTTATGTGAGATGATTGTTAGATAATTTTGTGAGGACTACAGATTTAACATCAGTGTTTTGATTCAAAGTCTGATTCTTAATCTGTGGAGTAAGACTTGATATGTCTTGTGGATATGTTGCTAAGCCAGATGATGATTTTGTTACTGAGAATTGCTGAAATCAAAGCATACCTTTACATTAAACGTGTTGTGTTCAAGGTTATGGTCCTGCACCTGGAGTATCCAATGGACAAGGGCCACAACCTAATGGTGAATCCATCACATTTTGTACACTTGTTAAACATGTAAATCATTGCATGTATGATAGTTTCAAACAAGCCAAAGCCTTTGTCACAGTTATGTCCTTTTTTTCTAGGAAAGAAACCTCAGAACGGTGGAGGTGTGGGAAGAATGCTCATACCATCAAAAGGTAAACTAACAGAAAATTTCTCCAGCCAtgaatttctttgtttctgagaaTTTTATATTTAGTCTTACTATTATTTTTTCTAAGGTGTGGGTCCAGTAATGGGTGCACAGAATGGATACGGTGGATACCCCACAAAAGGAGTAGGTCAGTGACTACAGGATGtgaatatgaaataaatttGCATGACTGGTTAACATGATTTTCAGTAATTTTCCTGACGTTTACACTCAGGCAATGGGCCAGCAGCTGGTGTTTCAACTGCAAATGGAGGAAAATCTAACGGTAAATCTCTTTCCACACTATTGAATACAAATTTAGAGCTTATTCTCATTACATACAACATTTCTTACCACATATATAATCTATTTAAGGCTATGGTGCAGCTGCTGGTGTGACCACTGGAGTAGGGATGAAAGGTAAATTCACCATGTACCTTTATTCATGATATTTAAACAAATCTTGTAGTTTATCACTGTGAAATCAAAGCTGATTAATATaagaaatatgcaaatatcttgttatttttatgtttttccattttgtcatttaaggCTATGGAGCAGCAGCTGGTGCAACCAATGGACAAGGTGGGAAACCACAAGGTAGGTATTCCAATGTGGACCAATCACAGCTAAAACGCTTTcagcatatcaacatttttagGTGAGTGaaattcacacagacacagtgtgtCAATTTCTTAACAGCTTACATTCAGAACTCTGTGAGTTGACATGATGATGGTCTGACAGTCGTGAAAACTTCAATCAATAGATGGCAGCAAAAGCAAGATTTTAAGTCTCTGTTTGACCACTAAACTGATGCACAACAAATGGTCTTAAAAATAGGATGTTAAAAGTTAGTTGCTTTCCTCATTCATAGAGAGAAGTGGCTGTCATCAGCTTGGATTATATCAGTCATAATGTTCATAAAGAAACCACTCCAAACCAATCCCAAATCCTCAAATATGGTTTAATTATCCTAAATAGTTGAACACACTGCCTCTGGTAGAGCTTCAAAGGTAATTAAAGTTGAATATACTGCAAGAATTGAAATCTCTCTCATTCCCTTTATATGAAGGTCACTAACTCACCAGCAGCAATCAATGAGCAATGCAAAATgcccttaaaggacaggttcacaatttttcaagattttttatgaagggatcctctaatggttTGTGTGAACAGGAAGGattattatggcaagaaaaacctctttcaatgttcatttgggcacctgactgtcaagacagacttgaaaaatggtgaacctgtcctttaaactTTGTCATTGAGTCctgtactttattttaaaaaaaaacccaacagcaTTAAGTTGTATTAGTGATGAActattgtttttgaaattaACAACACAGAATGTTTAAACTCTGTATCAGGTCACTGCTTTCCACTAACCATCTTCCAATCTCCATATGCATTGTGTTTCTGATAGGAGGTAATCCAGCAGTTTTGCCCAGTGGAAATGGAGCTAAATCTAATGGTAAATGTCATGTCTTATGGTTTGCCTTCATGGTAGAAATAATTCTAATGTGACTTAATGATTGAttgttataatataataacattgtGATCATTGTTGATATGGTGTTCAAGCCGGCCCGACCAATGGACAACAAATGAAAGGCAATGGTATGACACAAGTCTTCTCGATGAGGACACATgcatactctcacacacattcactgagCAATAAAACCATTTAGTTTAAACTGTCTTTATGTTGCAGGTTACAGTGCTCAAGCTGGTGCATACGGTGGACAAGGAACTAAAGGCAATGGtatttcagatgtgatgatgtgatCATATTTGGGGTTGATATGCATATGTGTTCAATTGAATCATATACATCATAATTTCTATGctataaaagcatcaaattatACATTTAACCTCTAGGTTATGGAGCTCCTGCTGCTGTAGCACCCAACGGAAACAGAGGACATTTGAATGGTGAGTTGTCATCTTTTTTATTAGTTTGTATACAATTTGGTCCTctagaaaaatgccaaatgtacAGAGAGATAAGAGTTAGTGCTGAAGTAGAATCTTATATTAATGCTAGCGATACAGTGAATCTGTTTGAGGTCATTTTGTAGTACTGCTGCAGTCCCAAACAGCAAAGCTAATGAGTCTCTTGTTTGATTCTGTTATCGGCTTTTAGGTTATGGTGCAGCAGCTGGTGGTCTAGGTGGAAATGGAGCTAAACCCAATGGTGAGTGAACATTGATAATGCTTTTTGTTCAATATCAAATGCCAGTGTTACAGTTCTTCATGTATTTATGTCAGAAACAGTATGATGCAGATTTTACATGAGATAAACTTCAATTTAGGTTTGCAATCAACAATTATGTCTCATTatagattatttttctgattaataGATGAATcactataaaatgtaaattaacaaaatttttaaaaaatatactaGAGCCCAAAGTAATGTCTCAAAATGACAAGCAGCAAAAATAAGTAATTTTATGATAATTTCTGAAGCTGTAAGAGAATGGTTGATATTTTTCACCTGATAACAAAAGCAGTTATGACCAACTAAAGGCTCAGCTAATGATGGCATaaaattgaatgtttttgctttttaatgttATGAACAAGGATAaagttttgtatgtgtttgtaggTGGTGCTGCTGCACATGATGGATTTGCAACCAAAGGCAACGGTATGGCAGCTCTTACAGCATTGTTATTAAGTGTTCATGTTAAATGACTGGATGTTCACTATGCAGtctagttgtgtgtgtgatgaaaacTCACATGTATACTAAGTTACACTGACTAAATGTTGGCACACAGACTTGCTAAAGGCCATACTAGTTCAGAGTTTTTTCTATCAGagaaaacatgcaaactccacacagaaagcgTGACTTCAGTTTTCTCTGTTCAGAATCAAACCCAGAATGGAGACAACTAACCACCCAGCTTTAATCACAGAGTTGCTGTGAGTCTGGGGTGGAGTAGTCATACCCACCATGTACTTGAagcattcaaataaaaactattataAAATCTAAAAGGATTAAAATTCTAAAGAATCAACAGATTCTTATGTATAAACAGTTAAAGGAAACAACCACAAGGAGCTAAAAGTGATCTTGTTACAGCACCAACATGTTGCAAAGAGTTCAAATACTACTTTATGCTAAATAAATGAAGTTTAATTCCTCTGTTTGCCAGGATATGGTGCTACATCTGGTGTACCAAATGGAAATGGGGCTAAAACCAACGGTAATGTCTGCAAAAGCAGAACTTTTAACATATTTAGATTAAATTATTTAGTACAGAAGAAGGTGTTACATATTTGAATGtaagtaattgtttttttggtctttaGGTCAAAAAGCCACAGCAGGTCCTTCTGGTGGAAATGGGGCAAGGCCCAATGGTGAGAGATGTAAAATGGTCAAATAGGAATAGACGGCATGATATTTTTCtgagtttctgtttgtttgtttgttctttaacTTGAACATGTCTCTGTATTTAACAGGCCAGGGGGGAGCTGGAAGTAAACCCATGAAAGGATATGGCCGACCACCTTATGGGGcaggtaattaatgttctgccACCTTGTTGTTCAGATCGTAACATTCACTTTCACACCACATTGTTTCATCTGTATTTCTTTGATAAAAGGTCCAAGTGTGGGGATGGGAGCCTCCAGAGGTCTGGGAGTACCTCAGCTTGCCAGGAACCAAGGGACAGGTGAGTGAAGGCCATTACACAGAACTGAGGTCACCACCTAATACATCAGTAACAATGTCTTTATTTGTTCTTCCAGCATATGGCAGTAATGGTTATAATGGTTATGGCACTCAGCCAATGGGAGGTGAGTCATACACCAGTTAGTCCTTACTGAATACAATgatgaatataatataaagtgtatttttaatatatacgTGTATTCTGTATTTACAAGGCTACAACGGTGGTTATGGCAATGCTGGTTTTGCTCTGGGACCTCGGTTTGGAAATGGAGGAATGAAGGGACCGAAGCAAGGTAGGAATATCCTCACTGTTTAGTGAAAATTATATATCTACAATTTTGATGATCTTCGTGTTTTTAGATTCCATGTTCAACAAGCACAATTCCCTGAGCTCATGATATAATATTACAACTTCAGGCTATGGTACCTCAGCTGGTGTGCCCAATGGACAAGGTGCAAAACCCAGTGGTAAACCTATAAATGATATCTAATGCAATGTATCACATCCAGTAAAAACAATTGTCagacatcttttaaatcactgtgttttaaaattAAGGTTATGCTGGAGCCAGAGCACCTAACGGGAATGGAGCTGTGCCAAATGGTGGGTCAGCATACTATATATTTGTTATTCTTAATCttattacatatacagtacaaggttaattatttttttctgtttctgataCTATTTAGGTTATGGATACCCCAATGGTGGAGCCACTAGACCAGCAAAACCAGGTATCTGTGTGGCCACATTTCTggatatacatacagtattcacTTCCTAGCACTTTGCCAAGATTCATAGTCAGGTGAGGTCATTAGTTTTGAAGAATATTTAAAGCAGAAACCACTTTTTGAACCAAGAGGGAATGTTTGTctgagatggaaaaacaaaaaaacataatttcactAAATAATTTTAGTTCAAATTGTACATTGTTGGAGTCATACATCACTCAAACATGTGGCATAGGCGTACAGGATGCAGGACATGTACTATTATGTTCTCAGAGCCATGAGACTTGAGtaaaatttaatatttaataaaatatttaatttaaatatttaataaatcaaataatctTAGTTCAGTGCTTGTAGGCACAGATATTAGTCTTAGTCATGTTGCATACTTGCCTGGAAATGTTAGAAAATTACTATGTTGTTGGATAAGTGTTGTTATTAATGTGTTAACAGAATTTTATTGTATGTTTAGTATATTTTAGTCAGCAAACTAACTCACTAACTATCAGTGGATCTCTTTAGATGAAGCACAAAATAAGGTCTCTTTACtctgatttattattttcagggTATGGTGGTATTCCAAATGGATATGGTGCCAAACCCAACGGTAAAACTGTCACTGCTTTTTTCAAATCTATTTATAATTCAAAATACTGTTTTATGTTGATGACATCTCCATCAGATTATAAAGTAATTTGCTTCCATGAATCCTTAACAGGATATGGACCCACCAGAGGAGGTGCTATGAGACCCCAACCAGGTACAACttgtactgtaaaaatgtgtcacaaaaTTTAGTTCTAACACAATGAAAAGTTCAGATATAAAATGGATCTTTTCGtcatgatgtatttttaatctgaAGGTTATGGAAATGGAGCTGTTCCCAACGGATATGGAGCTAAACCCAATGGtaaatgatcatatttagtGTTACAGTGCTACAAATGTTCCTCATACACAAGAATTTCCCTCTGGTTCAGTGTGATGGTGCATTCATGTGGTTGTTATGTTTGACCCGAGGCTATGGAGCTGCAGCTGGAGCCGGAGCTCCCAAAGGATACGGAGCCAAACCCAATGGTGACATCCTATTAATATGCACCCTACACAGTAAAACATAGTTTACTGCTATTACCAGCTTTGCTTATTTCTTGTTACATTTTCTCACAAGGTCATGAAGTTAGAAATGGTGCTGCACTTGGTGGATATGGAGGTAAACTGAATGGTACGCTCCAGCTATCCAAtgtcaaatttatttttgaaatttaaGAAGAGTTATTCATGAATGAGCTCTGAATCTAATTTGTCAAAGTTGATGTTGTGAGTTTTTTTGTGATGTGTCATTGTAATCACATTGTGAAATTTATAAACTGTGCAGGATACGGAGGGCCAAGCAGAGGTTCAAAACCTCCATCTACCAAAGGAGTTGGAGCAGTTTCCCCCGGAGAAGGTGCAAAATCACTTGGCAATGGTGAGAATTCTTCACTGTGTATTAAATACAATTCATTGAATGTTTTTGATACACAAACTGGAGCAAACTGAGCTGAAAAACTTTCCGCAATGTGCAGAAaccaaattattttttctccagTTTCCCTTTTTTGTATAACTCAGACATTCTGCAGTGGTAATGTGATTTATAAATTACAATTGTTACAAcaattgtttttgaaaatgttgtgtttcaCAGGCTATGGTGGTCCTGCTGCTGTACCAAATGGACAGCCTAAAGTAGCCAATACTGGTAAATACTTGTTTGTCCTAACCTAAATGATAATACTGAAACATGCGTTCTTCAGTAGACAAATGtacatgtgatgatttaatgatttttgaGAGTGTTTTCGCCTCTGCAtgtgcattttatgttttaggTTTAACTGTATGTTGTTTGAAGTCTAGTTCCATCTTTCAAATGATGAGTGGTTCAAATGATGTTTGGGTTTGGTTTTTGCCCACATATATATCTCTATTTGGTTCTCAGGTTACGGCATGATGCCAAATGGGAAGGGTACAAAGAGTGCAGGTGCGTCCAATGGAAAGGGCCTTAAAGGTGAAGTTCTCGCTCCCGAACAGCCGAGTGCAGCACCAGAGCAAGAGGTTGCGATTACTCAAGGCGTAGCACCTGCTGCCCCGGAGCCGACCAGCGGTATCCTTGTTATGGTGACACAAGAGAAATATCAAAAACTGCCCCCACCTGTACCTCAAGGAAAAAGCTACAAACCAGTGCCTCAAGCTACGCCAGAACCATTACCAGTGTTACCTCAAGGCCAAGACCCAACGCCTGCACCTGAACCCACACCTGAACCAGCATTCATGGATCCACAGGGCAAGAGTCCAAAGGTAGTCACATCTGAACCTGCACCAGTTGTTCCCCAGAGTAACCCAGCACCAGAGCCGGCACCGGTCCTTCCTCAAGGCAAGTACCCTAAACCAGTACCCTAAACCAGAGCTTCTGTGGAGGGAAAAATCCAGAACACATCATTGGCTCCACAGTTAGC is a genomic window of Thunnus maccoyii chromosome 20, fThuMac1.1, whole genome shotgun sequence containing:
- the cmn gene encoding calymmin, translating into MLGQLLLRSAVVLWLAQTAHTGGYGPAPGVSNGQGPQPNGKKPQNGGGVGRMLIPSKGVGPVMGAQNGYGGYPTKGVGNGPAAGVSTANGGKSNGYGAAAGVTTGVGMKGYGAAAGATNGQGGKPQGGNPAVLPSGNGAKSNGYGVQAGPTNGQQMKGNGYSAQAGAYGGQGTKGNGYGAPAAVAPNGNRGHLNGYGAAAGGLGGNGAKPNGGAAAHDGFATKGNGYGATSGVPNGNGAKTNGQKATAGPSGGNGARPNGQGGAGSKPMKGYGRPPYGAGPSVGMGASRGLGVPQLARNQGTAYGSNGYNGYGTQPMGGYNGGYGNAGFALGPRFGNGGMKGPKQGYGTSAGVPNGQGAKPSGYAGARAPNGNGAVPNGYGYPNGGATRPAKPGYGGIPNGYGAKPNGYGPTRGGAMRPQPGYGNGAVPNGYGAKPNGYGAAAGAGAPKGYGAKPNGHEVRNGAALGGYGGKLNGYGGPSRGSKPPSTKGVGAVSPGEGAKSLGNGYGGPAAVPNGQPKVANTGYGMMPNGKGTKSAGASNGKGLKGEVLAPEQPSAAPEQEVAITQGVAPAAPEPTSGILVMVTQEKYQKLPPPVPQGKSYKPVPQATPEPLPVLPQGQDPTPAPEPTPEPAFMDPQGKSPKVVTSEPAPVVPQSNPAPEPAPVLPQENGGGASISKGQGTKPAKPDCGPSGVPNGQWMKIPRPGYNAGAGASAGTKTKGYGAGAGAPNRFGAKSNGYGAGAAGYLNGGGAKASEPSYGAGGYTAPGHSNGYGAGLGYPYAGKPKQPGYGQGAYLGAGYGNGNSYGGNAGLGQAKSKSGYGNGYGAGVQPDYASLGQGVPTADGKSGGGRQIPYNGAPVVPAGLDGMSQFEPQSAGFGPNGKLGSTYGGMGGLPFGGQTLGMGAEKSNTKYGIGGLQFGGNPLSTGNNGAGKYGYGASPYGPAGDGKSSGKYGGVGASMGGDPALTKYGYGGFPNGGQLLGLGSNGNAGGKYGYGRMPYEAQPVGLSPEAKSTGKYGTAASQYQPEPLGFGHNGKYGGSEVPYAPQALGFGGEAKSPGQYDNQGLFQPQPLESASEGKSGGEYVRASLPHEPLPLEPVKGEVPTPAIAAEGEDMAIDRYENVGYINGQVQPEVVAFPAVPTPGPTLAYPTVPSYLPVESSLMPDVVHGAGAEDLPDPVNTASLTLDSAPATETQAAAQAPEQPDDVPPQQLPRQIHIQQHLKLHFHPQGAKNGKYDLNGFFGNSGYQG